The Micromonospora violae DNA segment GTGCTGGTCGGCGCGCCCGGCTGCGGCAAGACCACCGTCGGCCGGGCGCTCGCGGCCACCCTCGGCGTGGAGTTCCGCGACACCGACACCGACATCGAGCAGATGGCCGGCAAGCCGATCCCGGAGATCTTCATCGACGAGGGTGAGGCGCACTTCCGTACCCTGGAACGGGCCGCCGTGGCCGCGGCGCTGGCGGCCGGCACGGGCGTGCTCGCCCTCGGCGGCGGCGCGGTGCTGGCCGAGGAGACCCGGGCGGCGCTGGTCGGGCACCGGGTGGTGCACCTGTCGGTCGAGCTGCCCGACGCGGTCAAGCGGGTCGGGCTCGGCGCCGGTCGGCCGTTGCTGGCGATCAACCCCCGGGCCACCCTCAAGCACCTGCTGGACC contains these protein-coding regions:
- a CDS encoding shikimate kinase, translated to MAPVVVLVGAPGCGKTTVGRALAATLGVEFRDTDTDIEQMAGKPIPEIFIDEGEAHFRTLERAAVAAALAAGTGVLALGGGAVLAEETRAALVGHRVVHLSVELPDAVKRVGLGAGRPLLAINPRATLKHLLDQRRPLYAEVATETVVTDGQTPAAVVAEIAALLPR